From a region of the Thiorhodovibrio winogradskyi genome:
- the secD gene encoding protein translocase subunit SecD, which yields MNHYPLWKNLLILGVVLVGVVLALPNLFSQDPSIEITAERGAEINDGSIAEIRAVFENADVTVKDIESLEGDRLLARFRTSGEQLRALEVMQATLADRYRSALTLSPDLPGWLDAMGLQPMFLGLDLRGGIHVLIDVDMDAAVAQALERYTGDIRSELRKAKIRYLTVLREGERVEVRFKDEATRDEAAQRIRREFSNLAVETSTRDGDFYLTGSLPPAQREEVKRFALQQNITTLRNRVNALGVAEPIIQRQGERRIVVQLPGAQDPGRLKDLLGATATLEYRLVDTENSVQDALEGRVPVGAALYRERNGQPILLKRRVIVTGDQITDASAGFDQQSGSPAVFVSLDGPGARRMRNVTTENVGKPMAVVFIDSRAVTRMVDGEPVKARERTEEVISVANILEPFGRRFQTTGLDSSDEAANLALLLRAGALAAPIEIIEERTVGPSLGQDNIDQGFLSVVIGLMAVVIFMAVYYRLFGLVADLVLVINLVMIVAVLSLLQATLTLPGIAGIVLTVGMAVDANVLIFERIREEIRNGNSPQASIHAGYDKALSTIVDANVTTLIAAVVLFSFGTGPIKGFAVTLFIGIITSMFTAILGSRALINLIYGGRRVKTLAI from the coding sequence ATGAATCATTATCCACTGTGGAAAAACCTGCTGATTCTGGGCGTGGTCCTGGTCGGGGTGGTGCTTGCGCTGCCCAATTTGTTCTCCCAGGATCCCTCGATTGAAATCACCGCCGAGCGGGGCGCCGAGATCAATGATGGCAGCATCGCCGAGATTCGCGCGGTGTTTGAAAATGCCGATGTCACGGTCAAGGATATCGAGTCCTTGGAGGGAGATCGCCTGCTCGCGCGTTTTCGCACATCGGGTGAGCAGTTGCGCGCGCTGGAGGTGATGCAGGCGACTCTGGCGGACCGCTACCGCAGTGCCCTGACGCTTTCGCCCGATCTGCCAGGATGGTTGGATGCCATGGGCTTGCAGCCAATGTTCCTGGGCCTGGATCTGCGCGGTGGCATCCATGTGCTGATTGATGTGGATATGGACGCTGCCGTGGCCCAAGCGCTGGAGCGCTATACCGGCGATATTCGCTCGGAGTTGCGCAAGGCGAAGATTCGCTATCTGACGGTGTTGCGCGAGGGCGAGCGGGTGGAGGTGCGCTTCAAGGATGAGGCCACCCGCGATGAAGCAGCCCAAAGGATCCGGCGCGAATTTTCCAATCTCGCGGTTGAAACTTCCACGCGCGATGGGGATTTTTATCTGACTGGCAGTTTGCCACCGGCGCAGCGCGAGGAGGTGAAGCGCTTCGCGCTGCAGCAGAACATTACAACCCTGCGCAATCGCGTCAATGCCCTGGGTGTTGCCGAACCCATTATTCAACGCCAGGGCGAACGGCGTATTGTGGTCCAGCTGCCCGGGGCACAGGATCCCGGTCGGTTAAAGGATTTGTTGGGCGCCACCGCGACCCTGGAGTACCGCCTGGTTGACACGGAAAATAGCGTGCAGGATGCACTCGAGGGTCGGGTGCCAGTGGGGGCGGCTCTTTATCGTGAACGCAACGGTCAACCCATACTGCTCAAGCGTCGGGTGATTGTGACCGGCGATCAAATCACCGACGCCTCGGCCGGATTTGATCAGCAGTCGGGCTCGCCGGCGGTCTTTGTCAGCCTGGATGGACCCGGCGCGCGGCGCATGCGCAATGTCACCACCGAGAACGTCGGCAAACCCATGGCAGTGGTCTTTATCGACAGTCGCGCCGTCACCCGCATGGTCGATGGCGAGCCGGTGAAGGCGCGCGAGCGCACCGAAGAGGTCATTAGTGTCGCCAATATTCTGGAGCCTTTCGGGCGTCGCTTTCAGACCACCGGGCTCGACAGCAGCGACGAGGCGGCTAATCTGGCCTTGTTGCTGCGTGCTGGCGCCCTGGCCGCGCCAATCGAAATCATCGAGGAGCGCACCGTGGGCCCGAGTCTGGGACAGGACAACATCGATCAGGGTTTCCTGTCGGTGGTGATTGGCCTGATGGCGGTGGTGATTTTCATGGCGGTCTATTATCGCCTCTTTGGTCTGGTGGCGGATCTGGTGCTGGTGATCAATCTGGTGATGATCGTCGCGGTGCTGTCGCTGTTGCAGGCGACGCTAACCTTGCCGGGCATTGCCGGCATTGTGCTGACCGTGGGCATGGCGGTGGATGCGAATGTGCTGATTTTCGAGCGTATCCGCGAGGAGATTCGCAATGGCAACTCGCCCCAGGCAAGTATCCATGCGGGCTACGACAAGGCGCTCTCAACCATTGTCGATGCCAATGTCACCACATTGATTGCCGCCGTGGTGTTGTTCAGCTTTGGCACTG
- the queE gene encoding 7-carboxy-7-deazaguanine synthase, producing the protein MAYSIHEMFHSLQGEGARSGRSALFCRFAGCNLWSGREQDRALAICRFCDTEFRGTHGRGGGVFASAAALADHLHSIWQSETGGDGRPYIVCTGGEPLLQLDGPLMDALHARGSEIAVETNGTIEPPAGIDWLCVSPKAGAPLVVTRGDELKLVFPQPGLTPEVLDAFARLEFHEFFLQPCDGPERAANITAALTYCKAHPRWRLSLQLHKLLGIR; encoded by the coding sequence ATGGCATATAGCATTCACGAAATGTTCCATAGCCTGCAAGGCGAGGGCGCACGCAGTGGGCGCTCGGCGCTTTTCTGTCGCTTCGCCGGCTGCAATCTCTGGTCCGGGCGCGAGCAGGATCGCGCGCTAGCCATTTGTCGCTTCTGCGATACCGAATTTCGTGGCACTCATGGCCGCGGTGGGGGTGTCTTTGCCTCGGCTGCTGCCCTGGCTGATCATCTGCACAGCATTTGGCAGTCGGAAACAGGCGGGGATGGACGGCCTTACATTGTCTGCACCGGCGGGGAACCGCTGCTGCAACTCGACGGGCCCCTGATGGATGCCCTGCATGCCCGCGGCAGCGAAATCGCGGTCGAGACCAATGGAACCATCGAACCGCCAGCCGGGATTGATTGGCTGTGCGTTAGCCCGAAAGCAGGAGCGCCCTTGGTGGTGACGCGCGGCGATGAGCTCAAGCTAGTATTTCCGCAGCCTGGACTGACGCCCGAGGTATTGGATGCGTTCGCGCGGCTTGAATTTCATGAGTTTTTCTTGCAACCCTGCGATGGACCTGAACGCGCGGCCAACATCACGGCAGCCTTGACCTACTGCAAGGCTCACCCGCGCTGGCGGCTGAGCCTGCAGTTGCACAAGCTGCTGGGGATTCGTTAA
- the queC gene encoding 7-cyano-7-deazaguanine synthase QueC, which translates to MTDTPRPAVVLLSGGLDSATLLAIAKDQGFAPHALSFRYGQRHLIELQAAARVAEALGAAEHRIVAVDLANFGGSALTADMEVPKHRDVGEIGAGIPTTYVPARNTVFLSMALAWAEVLGASDLFIGVNALDYSGYPDCRPEFIVAFERMANLATRAGVEGRERLRLHTPLIELTKAQIIRSGLALGVDYGLTFSCYDPTANGQPCGGCDACLLRAKGFAEAGVDDPVAAKVFVH; encoded by the coding sequence ATGACTGATACTCCCCGTCCCGCCGTGGTGCTGCTGAGCGGCGGGCTGGACTCGGCCACGCTGCTGGCCATTGCCAAGGATCAGGGCTTCGCGCCCCATGCGCTGTCCTTTCGCTACGGGCAGCGGCATCTGATTGAGCTCCAGGCGGCGGCCCGGGTGGCCGAGGCGCTTGGAGCAGCGGAGCACCGCATTGTGGCGGTCGACCTGGCCAACTTTGGCGGTTCGGCGCTGACGGCAGACATGGAGGTACCCAAGCATCGCGATGTCGGCGAGATTGGCGCCGGCATTCCAACCACCTATGTGCCGGCGCGCAACACTGTGTTTCTATCCATGGCGCTGGCCTGGGCCGAAGTGCTGGGCGCGTCCGATCTTTTCATCGGCGTCAACGCGCTGGACTATTCGGGCTATCCCGACTGCCGACCTGAATTCATCGTCGCGTTCGAGCGCATGGCCAACCTGGCCACCCGTGCTGGTGTCGAGGGACGCGAGCGCCTGCGACTGCACACCCCGCTGATTGAACTGACCAAGGCCCAGATCATTCGCAGCGGTCTGGCGCTTGGGGTGGACTATGGGCTGACCTTCAGTTGTTACGACCCAACCGCCAACGGCCAGCCCTGCGGTGGCTGCGATGCCTGCTTGCTGCGGGCCAAGGGATTTGCCGAGGCGGGGGTGGATGACCCTGTAGCAGCGAAGGTATTCGTCCACTAG
- a CDS encoding 6-pyruvoyl trahydropterin synthase family protein, whose translation MDTLLFTAAETFHAARRLASLPTGHRATGVHGHGFGVKVHADLTARRDARAGTETRALGDALRQASAALDYQDLNLLIAEPGDLGIATWLGERLAESLRPGRLGALGLSSTAWQGVTSIAGMRPRGWRRYRFEAAHRLPNVPEGHPCGRMHGHGFEVLLHADLAPDDVTALSCYDRLDVAWAPLAGQLHHGCLNALPGLENPTSELLCLWLWQRLAPELAGLRQVVVRETRTAGCCYDGQGFRIWKDLLFESALRFAELPEADPWHGLHGHSYGLRLMLGAPLDEVLGWTVDFGDVKALFKPVYARLDHHDLSALPGLEHPGVGELLRWIAGQVAGVLPQLDGLELNPTPGRGAVLTLSMPDSARLESNPSASLDLGLALPSL comes from the coding sequence ATGGATACATTGCTTTTCACCGCCGCCGAGACCTTTCATGCCGCGCGTCGACTCGCCAGCCTGCCGACGGGGCATCGCGCGACCGGGGTGCACGGGCATGGTTTTGGCGTCAAGGTCCATGCCGATCTGACCGCTCGCCGCGATGCGCGGGCGGGAACCGAAACGCGTGCCCTGGGCGATGCGCTGCGACAGGCCAGCGCGGCGCTGGATTATCAGGATCTGAACCTGCTGATCGCGGAGCCCGGCGATCTGGGTATCGCCACCTGGCTGGGCGAGCGCCTGGCCGAGTCCCTGCGCCCGGGCCGACTTGGTGCCCTGGGTTTGAGCAGCACTGCCTGGCAGGGGGTGACCAGTATTGCGGGAATGCGGCCACGCGGCTGGCGGCGCTATCGCTTCGAGGCCGCGCATCGGCTGCCGAATGTGCCTGAAGGACATCCCTGTGGGCGCATGCATGGGCATGGCTTCGAGGTGCTGCTGCATGCCGATCTCGCGCCGGATGATGTCACGGCTCTGTCTTGTTACGACCGCCTTGATGTGGCCTGGGCGCCACTGGCGGGCCAATTGCACCATGGCTGCCTGAATGCGCTGCCGGGGCTAGAGAATCCAACCAGCGAGCTGCTGTGCCTGTGGCTGTGGCAGCGCCTTGCGCCAGAACTGGCCGGGCTGCGTCAGGTGGTGGTGCGCGAAACGCGCACGGCGGGTTGCTGTTACGACGGGCAGGGCTTTCGCATCTGGAAGGACCTGTTGTTCGAGAGCGCGCTGCGTTTTGCCGAGCTGCCCGAGGCGGACCCATGGCATGGTCTGCACGGCCACAGTTATGGACTGCGTTTGATGCTCGGCGCGCCGCTGGATGAGGTGCTGGGTTGGACGGTCGATTTCGGCGATGTCAAAGCCCTCTTTAAACCCGTGTATGCGCGGCTTGACCACCATGATCTGAGCGCCTTGCCGGGGCTGGAGCACCCCGGAGTGGGCGAGCTGTTGCGCTGGATTGCCGGGCAGGTCGCAGGTGTGTTGCCTCAGCTTGATGGTCTGGAGCTGAACCCGACTCCGGGCCGCGGTGCTGTGTTGACTTTGTCCATGCCAGATTCCGCTCGTCTTGAGTCCAACCCGAGTGCCAGCCTGGACCTCGGTTTGGCGCTGCCATCGCTGTGA
- a CDS encoding aminotransferase class V-fold PLP-dependent enzyme — MNESLAEFNLSPGLLHLNHAAVGPWPRRTTEAVRRFAEENATLGSSHYPQWQATEQRLRERLARLIKAPSADDIALAKSTSEALSVIAYGIDWQPGDSVVGIAEEFPSNRIVWQSLADRGVEWRALKLAGSQAPEDDLLALCDNSTRLLALSWVQYARGRRLNLEHLGRACRERGILLCVDAIQGLGALPFDLERTPADFVVADAHKWMLGPEGIALFYCRPELRPRLRLRQFGWHMVEQMGDFDRDDWQAASSARRFECGSPNMLGIHAFEASLSLLEDIGLERIEQGIQERIDHLIELIDAQGFELLSPRAPEQRAGILTFRVPGVADHQGLWRALMANNLLCAARGGGIRFSPHFHTPMEQLGQAVTLTAGQASNTQAA, encoded by the coding sequence ATGAACGAATCACTGGCGGAATTCAACCTCTCCCCTGGCCTGCTGCACCTCAACCACGCCGCCGTCGGCCCCTGGCCCAGGCGCACCACTGAGGCCGTGCGTCGCTTTGCCGAGGAAAACGCCACCCTGGGCTCTAGCCACTATCCACAGTGGCAAGCCACCGAGCAGCGCCTGCGCGAGCGCCTGGCGCGGCTGATCAAGGCGCCGTCAGCCGATGACATCGCCCTGGCCAAAAGCACTTCGGAAGCCCTGTCGGTCATCGCTTATGGAATCGACTGGCAGCCGGGGGACTCTGTTGTCGGCATCGCCGAGGAATTCCCCTCCAACCGCATCGTCTGGCAGTCCCTGGCCGACCGAGGGGTGGAATGGCGCGCGCTCAAGCTCGCCGGCTCCCAGGCGCCCGAGGATGACCTGCTCGCGCTCTGTGACAACAGCACACGGCTTTTGGCATTGAGTTGGGTGCAATATGCGCGTGGCCGACGGCTAAACCTCGAGCACCTCGGTCGCGCCTGTCGCGAACGCGGCATCCTGCTGTGCGTCGACGCCATTCAGGGTCTGGGCGCCCTGCCCTTCGACCTCGAGCGCACGCCGGCCGACTTCGTTGTCGCCGACGCGCATAAATGGATGCTCGGCCCCGAGGGCATCGCGCTCTTTTACTGCCGCCCGGAATTGCGCCCCAGGCTCAGGCTGCGGCAGTTCGGCTGGCACATGGTGGAGCAGATGGGCGACTTCGACCGCGACGACTGGCAAGCGGCCAGCTCCGCGCGCCGCTTTGAATGCGGCAGCCCCAATATGCTCGGCATTCACGCCTTCGAGGCCAGCCTGTCACTGCTCGAAGACATCGGACTGGAGCGCATCGAACAAGGCATCCAAGAGCGCATCGACCATCTGATCGAGCTAATCGATGCCCAGGGCTTCGAACTGCTGTCCCCGCGCGCGCCCGAGCAACGCGCCGGCATCCTGACTTTTCGCGTTCCGGGCGTCGCGGATCACCAGGGGCTATGGCGCGCCCTGATGGCGAACAACCTGCTGTGCGCCGCGCGCGGGGGCGGCATTCGTTTCTCGCCGCATTTCCACACGCCCATGGAGCAGCTCGGGCAGGCGGTCACACTGACCGCCGGGCAGGCATCAAACACCCAGGCGGCCTAG
- the yajC gene encoding preprotein translocase subunit YajC, with amino-acid sequence MSFFISDAMAQVEGGAGPADPFLGLLFPIGLIIILYFLMIRPQIKRQKEHKALVDGLSKGDEVVTMGGVAGRIVDIGDNFAQLEVADGVTIKIRRPSVEAVLPKGSLKEL; translated from the coding sequence ATGAGCTTTTTTATTTCCGATGCCATGGCCCAGGTCGAGGGCGGGGCAGGTCCGGCTGATCCCTTTCTTGGGCTGCTGTTTCCCATTGGTCTGATCATCATTCTCTACTTTCTGATGATCCGTCCTCAGATTAAACGCCAAAAGGAGCACAAGGCGCTGGTCGATGGGCTGAGCAAGGGAGATGAAGTGGTTACCATGGGCGGTGTTGCTGGCCGTATTGTTGATATCGGGGACAACTTTGCCCAGTTGGAGGTGGCTGATGGTGTCACCATCAAAATTCGCCGCCCCTCGGTCGAGGCCGTGCTGCCGAAAGGTTCGTTAAAAGAACTCTAG